One window of the Eschrichtius robustus isolate mEscRob2 chromosome X, mEscRob2.pri, whole genome shotgun sequence genome contains the following:
- the LOC137756600 gene encoding small integral membrane protein 10-like protein 2A has translation MAASAALSAAAAAALSGLAVRLSRSAAARGSYGAFCKGLTRTLITFFDLAWRLRVNFPYFYIVASVMLNVRLQVRIE, from the coding sequence ATGGCGGCGTCGGCGGCCCTGTCTGCGGCGGCGGCAGCTGCCCTGTCGGGCCTGGCGGTGCGGCTGTCTCGCTCGGCCGCGGCCCGCGGCTCCTACGGCGCCTTCTGCAAGGGGCTCACACGCACGCTGATCACCTTCTTCGACCTGGCCTGGCGGCTGCGCGTGAACTTCCCCTACTTCTACATCGTGGCCTCGGTGATGCTCAACGTCCGCCTGCAGGTGCGGATCGAGTGA